A region of the Mesoterricola sediminis genome:
ATCGAGCATGGGTTCGCCAAGCTCAAACAGTTCAGGGCGCTGGCCACCAGGTTCGACAAAACGGCGCGAAGTTTCTCAGCCCAGGTGGCTTTGGCCTGCATCGTGATCTGGCTGAGGCTATGAGCGGAGGGTGACAAGCGTTCCGGATCCTCATTGATCCTATGAAACGCGGAGGCGCGGAGGATCTCGCAGAGGGTCGCGGAGGAAAGCGCTCCTGGAACCTGCCACCTCCCAATGACACGTCCCAACGGGAGGCGTGATGGGAAGGCATTGGGGAGAGGTCGACGGGGAGGATCATCCGCACAAGGAGATCACCCAGGCCATCATCGGGGAGGCCATCGAGATCCAGAAGGCTCTGGGGCACGGACTCCTGGAAGATCCCTACAAGGTCTGTCTGGCGCACTCCCTGAGACTGGCCGGCCATAAGGTGAAGCGGGAGGTTTTCCTGGATATCGAGTGGAGGGGGCTTGTGGGCTTGATCCTTTCTCCGCGAGCCTCAGCGAGATCCTCCGCGCCTCCGCGTTCCAATAGGATGCTGCGAATGCGCGGCGCCATCAGGCACTGCAGCACAGACTCACTATTCCAGCTCCTCCATGCTCCGGCACGGATGGGTATTAGCCATTACTATCCTAGATTACGAACACACCCTAGCGGCCCACGAGGATCGCCATGAAGCGGGCCCTGGCCTGGGCGGCGGTGGCGCCCGGGGGCAGGCGCAGGACGGCCGTCACCAGGCCGTTGCCGCCGACGACCCAGGCCCGGGTGCCGCCGCCCGGCGCGGGCGCCTCCACGGCGTCGTACCACCAGGCGTTCTTCTTGAAGGTCTCGTCGATGAAGCTGAGGAAGAGCCGCCGGTAGAGGCGGAGGACCTCCTCCTGGGCCGGATCCGCCAGCCAGCGCGCCAAGGCGTCCGGGCTCGTGCGGAGCCGGTCCCCTTCCCCGAACCAGGTCATGTCGAGGGGGGGGATGTCCTCGCCCGGCGGCACCCGGTTCTCCGCGAAGGGCGCGAAGATCTCCAGCATCCTCACCCGCGCCGCCCCCTCCCCGTAGATCTGGCGCCACTGATCGGCGGACATCATCGCCCACCCCAGGAGCGCGAGGCTGCAGCCCGACTGGAGCGCCCGCGGCAGGTCCACCCGGCCGTGGCCCTTGGGGGCCGAGCACGTGAAGGGCCCCGCCTTGCCCGTGCACTTGAAACTGCCGGCGGCGCTGGCCCAGGCGTCGCCCTCCAGGCGCACCCACAGGAGATGCGCGAGCGGCCCCATGGGCCCCGGCGCCAGGGCGTCGCCGTAGCTGCGCACGCCGCGCTCCGGGGACGCGATGGAGAGCCCCTCGCCCGGCGCGAGCGCCGGGGCCGGCGCCGGAGCCGGCGTCTGGGCCAGGGCGAAAGCCGGGACCAGTGTGACGGAAAGCAAGGCGCGGCGCAGGTTTCCCATGGGGCCTCCCCCGGCCAGTATACTTGATCGCATGACCAGCCGACGCATCCTGACCCGTCTCGCCGGGGCCGTGACCCCGGATCCCGCCCGGCCCTGGGCGGTGGATTTCATCGAGGACGCCGCCATCGCCTCGGAGGGCGGACGGATCGCGTGGATCGGCCCCCGGCGGGAGCTTCCCGCGGCGTGGCGGGACGCCCCGGAGGTCGACGGCGGCGGACGCTGGGCGGCCCCCGGCTTCGTGGATCCCCACACCCACCTGCTCTTCGGCGGGGACCGCAGCCGCGAGTTCAACCGGCGCCTCCACGGGGAGACCTACGCCCAGATCGCCGAGGGCGGCGGCGGCATCCGCGAGACGGTGCGCGCCACCCGGTCCGCGACGGTGGAGGAGCTCGTCGCCCTCGGCGAGGCCCGCCTGGCCAAGTACCGCGCCAAGGGCGTCGTCCACCTGGAGGTGAAGACCGGCTACGGGCTCGAGCTCGAGGCCGAGTCGCGCCTCCTGGAGGCCTACGCCGCCCTGCGCGCGCGGGGCTGGAGCCTGGACGTGACCCTCATGCCCGCCCACGACATCCCCGCCGAGTACCTGGGCCGGCCCGACGCCTACATCGAGGACGTGGCCTCGGCCTGGCAGCCCGAGCTGGTCCGGCGCCATCCCGGCGTGGCGCGCTTCTGCGACGTGTTCGTGGAGCGCGGCGTCTTCACGCCGGAACAGGGCCGCAGGGTGCTGGAATCCGGCAAGGCCCTCGGGCTGAGACCCCGCATCCACGCCGACGAGTTCTGCTCCACGGGCGGCGCCGAGCTCGCCGCGGAGGTGGGCGCCGCGAGCGCGGACCACCTCATGTTCGCCTCGGAGGCCGGCATCCGGGCCATGGCCGCGGCGGGCGTGGTGCCCACCCTGCTCCCGGCGACGACCCTCTTCCTGGGCATGAAGGACTACGCGCCCGCCCGGGCCATGATCCAGGCGGGATGCCGGATCGCCCTGGCCTCCGACTTCAACCCGGGCTCCTGCGCCTGCATCGATCCCCTCCTGGTGCTGCGCCTGGGCTGCCTCCAGATGCGCCTCACCTTCGAGGAGGCCTTCACGGCCATGACCCTCCACGCCGCCCTCAGCCTGGACCGCCCCGACCTCGGCCACCTGCACCCGGGCGCCCAGGACCGCGTCCTCCTGTGGGACGTCAAGCACCCCCTGGATCTGGTGTACTGGATGGGCGAGGCCTACCAGCCCGCGCCCGCGTTCCATGGGTGAGCCATAAACGAGAAGGACCCCGGTCTACCGGGGTCCTTTCGGGGTGCGGGTTCCGGGGAGGGTTACTGACCCCGGCCCTTGAACTCTTCGACGATGTGGTAAATGCGTTCCTTGGCCCGGAGCTTGGCCTTCTTGAGCTCCACTTCCTCGATGGTCTCCTTGGCGGAGAGCCGGATCTTGTTGCGGAGGTAGTTGAGCCTTTCGTCGGCGGCCCGGTGTTCCTCAAGGAGCTTCTTGAACTCGAAGTTCTCCTTCGTCAGGCGATCCTGAATGTCTGGCCGAAGAAAATCCATGAATCCTCCATAAAGTGGGGTAGATCGTGCACTTGCGGCTGTGAAGGACCTGATCTTGCCCTAGAGTACTCCCAGACCACCCCCCGTCAAGGGATTTGAAACCGATCCCTCCGTCCTGTTTCCAAGTGCCCCCGGAGCCCGTCTGTGCAATGGTTTGAACGTGATTTCGATCACCCCCTCTACTTCGAAATCTACAAGGACAAGGACGCCGAGGCGGCGGTGGAGGGTCCCGGCCTCGCCGCGCTCCTGGCCCTGCCCCCGGGGAGCCGGGTCCTGGACCTGCCCTGCGGCTGGGGCCGCCTCCGGCCGGCCCTGGAGGCCCAGGGCTACGAGGTGGTGGGGGGCGACCTGAGCCCCCTGAACCTGGCCCGCCACGCCGCGGAGCACCCCGGGGCGCTGGCTCGCCTGGACCTGCGGGCCCTGCCCTTCCGCTCCGGGTGCGCGGACGGGGTCTTCTGCGCCTACACCAGTTGGGGCTACTTCCCCACGGACGCGGAGAACCAGCGCCAGCTGGCCGAATTCGCCCGGGTGCTGCGCCCCGGCGGCGTCCTCCTCCTGGACCTGGCGGGCCGGGGCTTCTTCCTCCGGGCCCTGGCCACCCTGGACGGCGACTGGTACGAGGTGGAGGGCCAGTACCGGGAGCGGGTGCGCCTGTCCCAGGACGGACGCCGCTTCCTCACGGACCGGATCATGGGGGACCAGCGCTTCCAGCACGACATCTGGATCCCCACCGACGCGGAGGCCCGGGCGGCCCTGGCCGCGGCCGGCCTGGAGGTGGAGGAAGCCTTCGGATCCTGGCAGGGCGCCCCCTGGAATCCCTGGGCGGAGCGCTGGATCTACCGGGCCGTCAAACAATAGCGCGGGCCCCCTTTCGGGGGCCCGGTGGGCCGGTAAGCCGGATTCTGTCGAAGGGACGTCATTCCTCTGGGATGGACCTCACGGTCCACCTCTAGCGACCTACCCGCTGGCTCGATCGGGCCGATCCTCACGCCTTGCGGCGCCCGCCAGCCTATTTGGTCTTGCTCCGTGGGGGGTTTACCTAGCCCGCCCTGTTGCCAGGAACGTCGGTGGGCTCTTACCCCACCCTTTCACCCTTGCCTGTGCCCGAAGGCCATCGGCGGTCTGCTCTCTGTTGCACTGTCCGTCGGGTCGCCCCGCCCAGGTGTTGCCTGGCCCACTGCCCTGCGGAGTCCGGACTTTCCTCTGCGTTGCCGCAGCGACGTCCTGGCCCACCCTTCCATCGTAACCGAGGGGAGCGCCAGGTGCCAGGGGCTGGGCGCGTCCAGGCCCCTCCGGAGGGCAAAAAAAAAGCCCCCGCAATGAGCGGGGGCTTGGGGATTTAACGTCGCGGCGACCTACTTTTCCACCTCTGTCCGAGGAAGTATCATCGGCCCTCTGGAGCTTAACTGCCGTGTTCGGGATGGGAACGGGTGTGACCTCCAGGGTAAAGCCACGACGAAGGGTGAGAATGAATCGAAGGGTTAGGCGAGGTTGAGCAAAGAGTCAAGCCTCGTGGTAATGACGGATGCAATTGATTGATGAAAAGTCAAGCCGATGGACCAATTAGTATCGCTCAGCTGAACACGTTGCCGTGCTTACACATGCGACCTATCAACGTCGTGGTCTACGACGGGTCTCGTGGGGAGATCTCATCTTGAGGGGTGTTTCGCGCTTAGATGCTTTCAGCGCTTCTCACTTCCCGACATAGCTACCCAGCATTGCATTTGGAAACACAACTGGAACACCAGAGGTCAGTCCATCCCGGTCCTCTCGTACTAAGGACAGGTCCTCTCAAATCTCCTACGCCCACACTAGATAGGGACCGAACTGTCTCGCGACGTTCTGAACCCAACTCACGTACCGCTATTGATCGGCGAACAGCCGAACCCTTGGGACCTGCTTCAGCCCCAGGATGCGATGAGTCGACATCGAGGTGCCAAACCTTGCCGTCGATATGAACTCTTGGGCAAGATCAGCCTGTTATCCCCGGCGTACCTTTTATCCGTTGAGCGATGGCCCTTCCATGCGGAACCACCGGATCACTATGACCTGCTTTCGCATCTGCTCGACGTGTGTGTCTCGCAGTTAAGCTCCCTTATACCATTGCGCTCTGCGGCTGATTTCCAAACAGCCTGAGGGAACCTTTGCACGCCTCCGTTACTCTTTAGGAGGCGACCGCCCCAGTCAAACTACCCGCCTGACACTGTCTTCCACCCGGATCACGGGCGCGAGTTAGAGATCAGCATTGCGCAGGGAAGTATCTCAACGACGACTCCACCGACCCTGACGAGCCAGTTTCAAAGTCTCCTTCCTATCCTGCACAGCACAATGCCAACCTCAATGTCAAGATGTAGTAAAGGTGCACGGGGTCTTTCCGTCTAAGTGCGGGTAACCGGCATCTTCACCGGTGCTACAAGTTCGCTGAGTCTCTGCTGGAGACAGTTTCCAGATCGTTACGCCATTCGTGCAGGTCGGAACTTACCCGACAAGGAATTTCGCTACCTTAGGACCGTTATAGTTACGGCCGCCGTTCACCGGGGCTTAAATTCGCAGCTTCGCTTGCGCTAACCGCTCCTCTTGACCTTCCGGCACCGGGCAGGCGTCAGCCCCTATACCTCCTCTTTGGAGTTTGCAGAGACCTGTGTTTTTGTTAAACAGTCGCCTGGAACATTTATGTGCCACCACCTCGGGCTATGAACCCTACCGTGGTACCCCTTCTCCCGAAGTTACGGGGTTAATTTGCCGAGTTCCTTCAGCAGAGTTCTCTCAAACGCCTGAGGATTCTCTCCTCGACTACCTGTGTCGGTTTGCGGTACGGTCACACTTGGATCTCCTTAGCAGCTTTTCTCGGCAGTGTAGGATCAGGACTTTTCGTCACCGGCCTTGGGCTCGTGCCCGCCGGACTTCCCTGGCGGACACCCTTGACCGGTTTCGCAGCACATTCCATAGCGCTGCGTCCCTACCTTCCTGCGTCCCTGCATCGTACAAACGACCCAAACATGGTGCTGGAATATTAACCAGCTTTCCATCGCCTACGCCTTTCGGCCTCGGCTTAGGGACCGACTAACCCAACGCGGATTGACCTTGCGTTGGAATCCTTAGTCTTACGGCGGACGGGGTTCTCACCCGTCTTTACGCTACTTATGCCGACAGAGTCTCTTCCCATGTCTCCAGCTGTCCTTGCGGTCAACCTTCGCAGACGTAGGGAATGCTCCCCTACCACATAGTTCGCAGCTTCGGTAACATGCTTGAGCCCCGTTGAATTGTCGGCACAGACCCGCTTGACCAGTGAGCTATTACGCTTTCTTTAAAGGATAGCTGCTTCTAAGCTAACCTCCTGGCTGTCTAAGCACATCCACATCCTTTTCCACTTAGCATGTATTTTGGGACCTTAGCTGGCG
Encoded here:
- a CDS encoding GxxExxY protein, whose amino-acid sequence is MGRHWGEVDGEDHPHKEITQAIIGEAIEIQKALGHGLLEDPYKVCLAHSLRLAGHKVKREVFLDIEWRGLVGLILSPRASARSSAPPRSNRMLRMRGAIRHCSTDSLFQLLHAPARMGISHYYPRLRTHPSGPRGSP
- the hutI gene encoding imidazolonepropionase, yielding MTSRRILTRLAGAVTPDPARPWAVDFIEDAAIASEGGRIAWIGPRRELPAAWRDAPEVDGGGRWAAPGFVDPHTHLLFGGDRSREFNRRLHGETYAQIAEGGGGIRETVRATRSATVEELVALGEARLAKYRAKGVVHLEVKTGYGLELEAESRLLEAYAALRARGWSLDVTLMPAHDIPAEYLGRPDAYIEDVASAWQPELVRRHPGVARFCDVFVERGVFTPEQGRRVLESGKALGLRPRIHADEFCSTGGAELAAEVGAASADHLMFASEAGIRAMAAAGVVPTLLPATTLFLGMKDYAPARAMIQAGCRIALASDFNPGSCACIDPLLVLRLGCLQMRLTFEEAFTAMTLHAALSLDRPDLGHLHPGAQDRVLLWDVKHPLDLVYWMGEAYQPAPAFHG
- a CDS encoding class I SAM-dependent methyltransferase is translated as MQWFERDFDHPLYFEIYKDKDAEAAVEGPGLAALLALPPGSRVLDLPCGWGRLRPALEAQGYEVVGGDLSPLNLARHAAEHPGALARLDLRALPFRSGCADGVFCAYTSWGYFPTDAENQRQLAEFARVLRPGGVLLLDLAGRGFFLRALATLDGDWYEVEGQYRERVRLSQDGRRFLTDRIMGDQRFQHDIWIPTDAEARAALAAAGLEVEEAFGSWQGAPWNPWAERWIYRAVKQ